Proteins found in one Physeter macrocephalus isolate SW-GA chromosome 17, ASM283717v5, whole genome shotgun sequence genomic segment:
- the FAAP24 gene encoding Fanconi anemia core complex-associated protein 24 — protein sequence MEGNTPDGTGPMHVPFGHIVANEKWRGSQLAQGMQGKIKLVFEDGLTPVDFYLSSRSCILYITEADLVAGNGYRKRLVRVRNSCKLQGIVVVEKTRMSEQYFPAVQKFTVLDLGMVLLPVASQTEASCLIIQLVEEQTKEPSKNPLLRKKRALISEPALLRTVQQIPGVGKVKAPLLLQRFPSIQQLSNASIRELEPVVGQSVAQHIHAFFTQSR from the exons ATGGAAGGGAACACCCCTGATGGCACAGGCCCCATGCACGTGCCGTTTGGGCACATTGTGGCCAATGAGAAATGGCGCGGGTCGCAGCTGGCACAGGGAATGCAAG gaaaaattaaactcGTTTTTGAGGATGGCCTGACACCGGTAGATTTTTACTTGTCTAGCAGATCCTGCATTCTTTATATCACCGAAGCTGATTTGGTGGCAGGAAATGGCTACAGAAAGAGACTTGTTCGGGTTAGAAAC tcctGTAAACTTCAAGGGATTGTAGTAGTTGAAAAAACACGGATGAGTGAACAGTACTTTCCAGCCGTACAGAAATTTACTGTGCTGGATCTTGGGATGGTGCTGCTTCCAGTGGCCAGCCAGACGGAAGCGTCCTGTCTCATTATCCAGTTG GTTGAAGAGCAAACCAAAGAGCCCAGTAAGAACCCTCTTCTCAGGAAGAAACGGGCTCTGATCTCTGAGCCAGCCCTCCTTCGAACTGTGCAACAGATCCCAGGAGTCGGGAAAGTTAAAGCTCCTCTCCTGCTTCAGAGGTTTCCAAGTATCCAGCAACTAAGTAATGCTTCCATCCGAGAACTGGAGCCGGTGGTTGGACAATCGGTGGCCCAGCACATTCATGCGTTCTTCACCCAGTCCAGGTGA